The Papaver somniferum cultivar HN1 chromosome 3, ASM357369v1, whole genome shotgun sequence genome includes a region encoding these proteins:
- the LOC113358535 gene encoding protein FAR1-RELATED SEQUENCE 6-like, whose product MMNDSSKESDSNENLENQYSLKSKKLKHPVVGVTFHRWGDMLKFYQEYASRVGFSIVKRSTRNNGDGILRGVTFACSKHLSKSRRKTTENGIVQSRCDAYITAKLEKCEHWRISVASLEHNHKCDPSKFSSKRCVHRHIESLERKIHLNIPADIATNVDPDVVCCCGDEPVGCIILKHVSDSVNESSSARLGRGDATTLIRFFQKMVGENAGFYFVLDVDDVGQLKSVFWVDGMSREAYKEFGEVVSFDTSYLVKEYEILFASFIGVNHHGQTILLGCGLLWIESLKHLCGYLVNG is encoded by the exons ATGATGAACGATTCATCTAAAGAGTCCGACTCAAATG AGAACTTAGAGAACCAATATTCCCTTAAAAGTAAGAAATTAAAACATCCGGTTGTAGGGGTGACTTTTCATCGATGGGGGGACATGTTGAAATTTTACCAGGAATATGCAAGTAGAGTTGGATTTTCAATAGTAAAAAGATCAACAAGGAACAACGGCGATGGGATTTTAAGAGGCGTCACTTTTGCTTGTTCAAAACATCTAAGTAAATCCAGACGTAAAACAACTGAAAATGGGATTGTCCAGAGTAGGTGCGATGCTTATATTACAGCGAAACTGGAAAAATGTGAACACTGGCGTATTTCAGTCGCAAGTCTTGAGCACAATCACAAGTGTGATCCCAGCAAGTTTAGTTCTAAGCGGTGTGTTCACCGACATATTGAATCTTTGGAAAGAAAAATACATCTCAATATTCCAGCTGATATCGCCACGAACGTCGATCCGGATGTTGTTTGCTGTTGTGGGGATGAACCGGTGGGATGCATCATTCTAAAGCATGTCtcagattcagttaatgaatcaaGTAGTGCACGACTTGGTCGTGGTGATGCAACAACGCTTatcagatttttccaaaaaatggTTGGAGAAAATGCCGGTTTTTATTTTGTACTTGATGTTGATGATGTTGGGCAATTAAAGAGTGTGTTTTGGGTTGATGGTATGAGTAGAGAAGCTTACAAAGAGTTTGGCGAAGTAGTGAGCTTTGATACTTCATACTTGGTAAAAGAATATGAAATTCTGTTTGCTTCCTTCATTGGTGTTAATCATCATGGGCAAACAATTTTACTAGGATGCGGATTGCTTTGGATTGAATCTCTGAAACATTTGTGTGGTTATTTGGTGAATGGTTGA